gcttctgaagcgtgcatcgaagcaatcgtggtatacgctgctacatgcataggtcttgcatgatgcaggtcctgctatgcactgcacacagggcacacattgcaaacagatttctttttgcagtgctcaactataacgacacactgactcaaatatgactgcgttgccacgtatgcttcagtgcgtcagtgttcttgattgctacacgagcgatttatccccaactagcccaaaagacggtcgcacttgaaagaagtgagtgaatgagtacagtgaacttgtacgaaactggattcacatgccgaataaaagagcgcagtgtcatctgaaacaggcggcacggctgattatgtaagtacttccaatagttcggctactagtgtagttcgctttcgggagttatctttaccactggaaacagcgcagagcttgcccgttaaacttgagtcaaccgacaccacacgaaacacgccgcgggtgaccaacccaacttccacacggttcattcaccacatcacaggtcacacgaagtcaagagtgccatattttaaatcactgcagcaccaaacggacctgaaaattcatttccttcgacagatttctcaggtgagttcgttcactcgccagttacgaactcgatggacgcgctaggcctacgcgtaacgtaaacaacatcggcgataggcgagtgttgattatccagacttcggagctcgtaaacgtgtttccattcgttttgagcacaacaaaatgcacatacaacaagcacagacgttgcggcaatcgtgattcggttggctgttttagcagacgatcgtaccgagcccggcggaacccagtgggcaggttggattagtcggcgtcgttcaaagtcgcttcggatccacgtcgcactgccacaacccacggtagtcggtcggtcgtgtcgttgtcggcttactattacaacactgtcttttaggaacactgtcgcgcgcgtcgtgcgtccaaaaaactcggacgatcgttggtgccgggcgCCTTcgtacggtcggccattacaggcgcAGCAGCCGAAGGCTCCGCAGCcttcgattggttgacgcctgcgaggcgtcgcagcctctcattggtgcacgccggcgcagcttcgccgcgcgccggcaaacttctagcatctgcagtagacataatcgctgcgcgacgttccgcttcagcgagttcccgaccgacgctttgacgcatttgacccttcggcgcgcgccgaagctttccagcgcgtgccagtggttggggcattactgCCTCTCGTGCGAGGGCACCTCCACGGCGCTGTACGGGTGAGGGGAGAGGGGTAAAAAGTGTAGCGAAGAAAACAGAGTATAGAGTTGAGATAGCCCAGCGGTAAGGAACGTCATGAAGGCGCGGCGGCTACAGCCGCTCGTACAGTTCGGCGCCGTCCAGGAATTCGAGCAGTGCCGCGAAGGCGCGCGCGGTCACTGATGAATGCGCCGCCGGGAAGAGAAGTGCCTCGGTGCTGTCGCACGGCAGGCCAAGGCGGCGGTAAACGCTCGTGAGCGTGTCACGCTGCGCCGTGTACTCTCGGCATCGCAAAAGCACGTGATCTAAGTCCTCCACGTCGGCGCACTTTTCACAAAAGGGGCTTCCCGTACCTTGCAGGCGGTGAGTCCTTGCTGCGGTGcggtagcagccgacgcggagacgAAGCAGCAGCGCCCGGTCTCGACGATGAAGACCCTTTCGCGGCAGGAGTCTCGGTGGGTTGCCACTGGCGACGCGGGCGTCCGGGTGTCGTGCACGCAACATGCCGGCCACGGTGTGACGGGCGACGTCGAAAGGCGTCACGACGAGTGAACGAGGCACAGTCGCCGTGTGGGCGGCCCTCGCGAGCCGGTCTGCTTCCTCGTTCCCGTGTATGCCGATGTGTGCAGGCACCCACTGCAGAACGAGGTCGCATCCCTGCTCGCACACGCCATGGATTTTCCGCAGGAGGCGCTGGATCAGCGGTGGCCCATGGTCAGCCCTGGCCAGCATGTGCAGTGCCGCGCGGGAGTCCGTCAGGATGGCCGCAGCAGGGATGCGCCGCTGGTAGATAAGTTCGGCCGCCAAGTCGATGGCCGCCAGCTCCGCGTGTGTTGATGATACGGCGCTCAACACGGTGCACTGACTTTGCGCTGGGATGTCCGGAGTGACgcacgcggcagcggcagcaccgTCCCGCAAGACCGAGCCGTCAGTAAACACGAGCACCCGGCCGGCCAGCTGCTCGTTGATGGCCGCAGCCGTCTCCTGTTGCAAGGCGCAGAGCGGAGTGTTGCGCTTGCCTCGAACGCCAGGGACGGTCGTGCGGATGAGCAGACGACGCTCCCGATGTGGCGGCGGGGCAAGCCACGCGCACGTGGCGCCGCCCCGTACCAGGTTGGCGAACTCGGTGACGCGGCGACCCATGCCGGAGCTCGGGAGAGAGTGCAGCCGGCTGATCAGCTGCTGGCCGTGCCGCGAACGATGCAAGCGCTCCACGTGGTTGAGGGCCCGCCCCTCGGCTCGGAGAGAGATGGGCGTCTCCCCCGCCTCGGCGAGAGTGGCGCCGCTCTGCGAAGACCGCGGGAGGCACAGGAATTGGCGTACGACGGCTCGGTGATCCGCGTCCATCACCTTCCATTGCGTCGGCTGCAGGTCCGCCAGGGGCAGCGCGTACAGGATCCGCGCCGAGGCCACAGAGTTGTATAGGCGCAGCGCGAGGGTCGGCGAACAGCCTTGGCCACGAGCGAGCAGGGAGCGCGCGGCGCCCGCTACCTGCGCGGCACCTTTCCGCAGGGCAGCTACTGCAGCACGCCAGTTCAGCCGTCGGTCGATCACAAGGCCAAGGTAGCGAACCCGCTTCTCCCACGGAAGCAGCACTCCATGGAGGGTGAAGCCTGGCGTGCTGTACTGCCCCTCGTACCTTGGGTGTACGATGAGCGCCTTGGTCTTGGCTGCCTAGAGGGTGAGGCCGATGCCGCTGATGTAAGCATCGACCCCATCCAGCGCGcgctgcacacacgcacgcaccgcaTAGCCGATACTGGTGGGGCCGATGGCGAACAacgcgatgtcgtccgcgtatactgCGACTCGAACCTCATGCGCCGGGAACTGGGGAATGTAGTCGGGGATGCGTGCCAGCGCGAGGTTGAACAGGAATGGGCTAAGCACACTGCCCTGCGGCACTCCTGTCACAACCACACGCGGCCGACTGAGCGCTCCCGCCACGCGCACCCGCATCGTTCTGCCGCCGAGGAACGCCGCAATGTAGCTTCGCATTCGTCCGCACACTCCGAGCGCATCGAGTGCGTCCATGATGGTAGCGTGTGGCAGACGGTCGAAGGCGCTCTCGACGTCGAGAAGGATGAGGTAGCCTGCCTCGCCCCGGCGCTTCGCTGTCTCCAGCGTGGCGATCACGTCGGCAAGGCAGTCCGCTGTGGCCCGGAGTCGCCGGAAGCCGCTCTGCTCCGCCGCCAAGGTGTCGAGCGCCGCCGTAATCCACTCGAGCCGCCGTAGCGCCATGGCCTCGAGCACCTTGCCAGCAGCGGAGGTGAGCGAAACGGGCCGGTACGAAGCAGGACTGCTGGCTGCCTTGCCGGCCTTGAGCAGCGGGACAACAATCGCCTCGCTCCACTCGTCCGGGATGCTGCCGGTCCGCCAGACGTTGTTGTATGCGTCGAGCAGCAGCAAGAGCTGGTCACCATCCAGGTTCCTAAGCATCTGATACGTGACGCCATCGGAACCTGGTGCTGAGCGGAGCTTCCTCGATGTGAGCACTGTGCGAAGCTCACCGATAGTGAAGTCAGCCTCGCACAGCGCCCTGATGTCCTCGAGGATCCCGGCCGTCGGGAAGTACCGCTCCGGGGCCAGCAGCTCGCGCCTTGGATGCGGTTGCGGCTGCAGCACGTACGGCGCCGGTGGACGGATGATGGGTGGCGGGCAGAAAGTCTCGGCGAGCAGCTCGGCCAGCTGACCGCTCGTGATGCCGCGAGCCACGGCGATGGAGAGGACGGGGCAGCGCGGCGCGCGGGGCCGCAGG
The sequence above is drawn from the Dermacentor andersoni chromosome 7, qqDerAnde1_hic_scaffold, whole genome shotgun sequence genome and encodes:
- the LOC126520344 gene encoding uncharacterized protein, producing MHGHSVYRFHSSGWAISRVTLRTRWAPQAVVSVDDLPCTGVECVAVTVRIGTADTCVASVYACCGGRWDKEMIVRLSQRVRGDLVMCGDFNSHNTAWGSSHTDRSGLDLLDAIQRAALLVANTGCVTFTRRGSEGSVLDLSLVSERCHYVWRRSPDMRGSDHYPIHLEPRRAAHLPTRAAERIALRSGKREHWTVYNRLDAVCRRHAKQCRNASWSSLCSSLERASVRSSPWRILGAILRPRAPRCPVLSIAVARGITSGQLAELLAETFCPPPIIRPPAPYVLQPQPHPRRELLAPERYFPTAGILEDIRALCEADFTIGELRTVLTSRKLRSAPGSDGVTYQMLRNLDGDQLLLLLDAYNNVWRTGSIPDEWSEAIVVPLLKAGKAASSPASYRPVSLTSAAGKVLEAMALRRLEWITAALDTLAAEQSGFRRLRATADCLADVIATLETAKRRGEAGYLILLDVESAFDRLPHATIMDALDALGVCGRMRSYIAAFLGGRTMRVRVAGALSRPRVVVTGVPQGSVLSPFLFNLALARIPDYIPQFPAHEVRVAVYADDIALFAIGPTSIGYAAAKTKALIVHPRYEGQYSTPGFTLHGVLLPWEKRVRYLGLVIDRRLNWRAAVAALRKGAAQVAGAARSLLARGQGCSPTLALRLYNSVASARILYALPLADLQPTQWKVMDADHRAVVRQFLCLPRSSQSGATLAEAGETPISLRAEGRALNHVERLHRSRHGQQLISRLHSLPSSGMGRRVTEFANLVRGGATCAWLAPPPHRERRLLIRTTVPGVRGKRNTPLCALQQETAAAINEQLAGRVLVFTDGSVLRDGAAAAACVTPDIPAQSQCTVLSAVSSTHAELAAIDLAAELIYQRRIPAAAILTDSRAALHMLARADHGPPLIQRLLRKIHGVCEQGCDLVLQWVPAHIGIHGNEEADRLARAAHTATVPRSLVVTPFDVARHTVAGMLRARHPDARVASGNPPRLLPRKGLHRRDRALLLRLRVGCYRTAARTHRLQGTGSPFCEKCADVEDLDHVLLRCREYTAQRDTLTSVYRRLGLPCDSTEALLFPAAHSSVTARAFAALLEFLDGAELYERL